A DNA window from Zingiber officinale cultivar Zhangliang chromosome 3A, Zo_v1.1, whole genome shotgun sequence contains the following coding sequences:
- the LOC122051801 gene encoding pentatricopeptide repeat-containing protein At2g06000-like isoform X1, with translation MLSHAPLHHFVSCCSRNLLLLARPAHRRLFAASAPGSEPADLWIAKVVSTIFQRAPTHAAAAARLSPLRPVLSPSIVFTSLRRLPDSSSALGFFYLSRSDLAVVHLPQTFTFLISCLCRSGLHEDAVKLFDEMARDGHTVDDSFVEFLANSCFEAGKLDLATAFLAAVSKYGYRFQSYTFNKFLTSLVRRDRVGDAVLFLRQNLGSQFLAVDTCSFNIIIKGLCRIGDLDTALEFFNQMQRSCCVPDIVTYNILIDGLCKADQVDRGHEILQKIQLDSACVPNVVTYTSIISGYCKIGKMEEAYEVFDDMIGAGVKPSRVTFNVLINGYGKLGNMPLAISLYERMLICGCPPDVVTFTSLINGYCRSGQLDDAMKIWDEMNQKEVKPNGYTFAVVIHCLCRKNKVGDARNLLKVLSRRRDVVPQAFIYNPVIDGLCKSGNVDEANSVLLEMEERRCTPDKYTYTILIIGHCMKGRMFEAVEIFQKMVDSGCTPDRITVDFFVPCLLKSGFPHEINKIKSFISGRSSNFEIPDLQDIHLPIGKCLDISVAI, from the coding sequence ATGCTATCCCACGCCCCGCTCCACCATTTCGTGAGCTGCTGCAGCCGCAACCTCCTCCTGCTCGCCCGGCCCGCCCACCGCCGCCTATTTGCCGCCTCCGCCCCGGGATCCGAACCGGCCGATCTCTGGATCGCGAAGGTAGTCTCTACCATCTTCCAACGCGCCCCCACTCATGCCGCTGCCGCCGCCCGCCTCTCCCCCCTTCGGCCTGTCCTGTCCCCTTCCATCGTCTTCACGTCCCTACGTCGCCTCCCGGATTCCAGCTCTGCCCTTGGCTTCTTCTACCTTAGCCGCTCGGACCTCGCCGTCGTCCACCTTCCCCAAACTTTTACATTCCTGATCTCCTGCCTCTGCCGGTCTGGCCTACATGAGGACGCTGTGAAGTTGTTCGACGAAATGGCGAGGGACGGTCACACTGTGGATGATTCCTTCGTGGAGTTTCTAGCTAATTCCTGTTTTGAAGCTGGTAAATTGGACCTTGCCACTGCCTTCCTTGCTGCGGTTTCCAAGTACGGATATCGTTTCCAATCCTACACCTTTAACAAGTTCTTAACTTCTCTAGTTCGGAGAGACCGAGTTGGTGATGCCGTTCTTTTTCTAAGACAGAATTTAGGTTCTCAGTTTCTAGCTGTCGATACATGTAGCTTCAATATAATCATAAAGGGCCTTTGTAGAATTGGCGACTTGGATACTGCATTAGAGTTTTTCAATCAGATGCAAAGATCTTGCTGTGTGCCAGATATAGTTACTTATAACATTCTTATTGATGGACTCTGTAAAGCTGATCAGGTTGATAGAGGGCACGAGATTTTGCAGAAAATTCAATTGGATAGTGCATGTGTGCCGAACGTGGTCACATACACATCTATCATTTCTGGTTATTGCAAAATTGGCAAGATGGAAGAGGCATATGAGGTTTTCGATGATATGATCGGTGCCGGAGTTAAACCCAGCAGGGTTACATTCAATGTCCTTATCAATGGGTATGGTAAGCTGGGGAACATGCCATTGGCAATTTCTTTGTATGAGAGAATGTTAATTTGCGGTTGTCCTCCTGATGTTGTTACTTTTACTTCATTGATCAATGGGTATTGCAGAAGTGGACAGCTTGATGATGCAATGAAGATCTGGGATGAGATGAATCAAAAGGAAGTAAAGCCCAACGGATACACATTTGCTGTTGTTATACATTGTTTGTGCCGGAAGAACAAAGTTGGTGATGCGAGGAATCTTCTGAAGGTACTGAGCAGGAGGAGAGATGTCGTGCCACAAGCCTTCATTTACAACCCTGTCATCGATGGGCTTTGTAAGTCCGGCAACGTGGATGAGGCCAATTCAGTTCTACTAGAAATGGAGGAAAGGAGGTGCACTCCAGACAAATATACTTATACTATACTGATCATTGGACACTGCATGAAGGGGCGAATGTTTGAAGCTGTAGAAATTTTCCAGAAAATGGTCGATTCAGGATGTACTCCAGATAGAATAACGGTTGATTTTTTCGTACCGTGTCTTTTGAAGTCTGGATTTCCCCATGAAATCAACAAGATAAAATCTTTCATCTCTGGAAGGAGTTCAAATTTTGAGATACCAGATCTTCAGGACATTCATCTACCCATTGGTAAATGCTTGGATATTTCAGTAGCTATTTAA
- the LOC122051801 gene encoding pentatricopeptide repeat-containing protein At2g06000-like isoform X2 — MLSHAPLHHFVSCCSRNLLLLARPAHRRLFAASAPGSEPADLWIAKVVSTIFQRAPTHAAAAARLSPLRPVLSPSIVFTSLRRLPDSSSALGFFYLSRSDLAVVHLPQTFTFLISCLCRSGLHEDAVKLFDEMARDGHTVDDSFVEFLANSCFEAGKLDLATAFLAAVSKYGYRFQSYTFNKFLTSLVRRDRVGDAVLFLRQNLGSQFLAVDTCSFNIIIKGLCRIGDLDTALEFFNQMQRSCCVPDIVTYNILIDGLCKADQVDRGHEILQKIQLDSACVPNVVTYTSIISGYCKIGKMEEAYEVFDDMIGAGVKPSRVTFNVLINGSGQLDDAMKIWDEMNQKEVKPNGYTFAVVIHCLCRKNKVGDARNLLKVLSRRRDVVPQAFIYNPVIDGLCKSGNVDEANSVLLEMEERRCTPDKYTYTILIIGHCMKGRMFEAVEIFQKMVDSGCTPDRITVDFFVPCLLKSGFPHEINKIKSFISGRSSNFEIPDLQDIHLPIGKCLDISVAI, encoded by the exons ATGCTATCCCACGCCCCGCTCCACCATTTCGTGAGCTGCTGCAGCCGCAACCTCCTCCTGCTCGCCCGGCCCGCCCACCGCCGCCTATTTGCCGCCTCCGCCCCGGGATCCGAACCGGCCGATCTCTGGATCGCGAAGGTAGTCTCTACCATCTTCCAACGCGCCCCCACTCATGCCGCTGCCGCCGCCCGCCTCTCCCCCCTTCGGCCTGTCCTGTCCCCTTCCATCGTCTTCACGTCCCTACGTCGCCTCCCGGATTCCAGCTCTGCCCTTGGCTTCTTCTACCTTAGCCGCTCGGACCTCGCCGTCGTCCACCTTCCCCAAACTTTTACATTCCTGATCTCCTGCCTCTGCCGGTCTGGCCTACATGAGGACGCTGTGAAGTTGTTCGACGAAATGGCGAGGGACGGTCACACTGTGGATGATTCCTTCGTGGAGTTTCTAGCTAATTCCTGTTTTGAAGCTGGTAAATTGGACCTTGCCACTGCCTTCCTTGCTGCGGTTTCCAAGTACGGATATCGTTTCCAATCCTACACCTTTAACAAGTTCTTAACTTCTCTAGTTCGGAGAGACCGAGTTGGTGATGCCGTTCTTTTTCTAAGACAGAATTTAGGTTCTCAGTTTCTAGCTGTCGATACATGTAGCTTCAATATAATCATAAAGGGCCTTTGTAGAATTGGCGACTTGGATACTGCATTAGAGTTTTTCAATCAGATGCAAAGATCTTGCTGTGTGCCAGATATAGTTACTTATAACATTCTTATTGATGGACTCTGTAAAGCTGATCAGGTTGATAGAGGGCACGAGATTTTGCAGAAAATTCAATTGGATAGTGCATGTGTGCCGAACGTGGTCACATACACATCTATCATTTCTGGTTATTGCAAAATTGGCAAGATGGAAGAGGCATATGAGGTTTTCGATGATATGATCGGTGCCGGAGTTAAACCCAGCAGGGTTACATTCAATGTCCTTATCAATGG AAGTGGACAGCTTGATGATGCAATGAAGATCTGGGATGAGATGAATCAAAAGGAAGTAAAGCCCAACGGATACACATTTGCTGTTGTTATACATTGTTTGTGCCGGAAGAACAAAGTTGGTGATGCGAGGAATCTTCTGAAGGTACTGAGCAGGAGGAGAGATGTCGTGCCACAAGCCTTCATTTACAACCCTGTCATCGATGGGCTTTGTAAGTCCGGCAACGTGGATGAGGCCAATTCAGTTCTACTAGAAATGGAGGAAAGGAGGTGCACTCCAGACAAATATACTTATACTATACTGATCATTGGACACTGCATGAAGGGGCGAATGTTTGAAGCTGTAGAAATTTTCCAGAAAATGGTCGATTCAGGATGTACTCCAGATAGAATAACGGTTGATTTTTTCGTACCGTGTCTTTTGAAGTCTGGATTTCCCCATGAAATCAACAAGATAAAATCTTTCATCTCTGGAAGGAGTTCAAATTTTGAGATACCAGATCTTCAGGACATTCATCTACCCATTGGTAAATGCTTGGATATTTCAGTAGCTATTTAA